A genome region from Coprococcus phoceensis includes the following:
- a CDS encoding AAA family ATPase, with protein MLIKFEFENYRSFRDKSILSMEAKGNAEYKSCLLPYKKKGVLPAVAILGKNGGGKSNVIRAFWLGVQFIRNAQKTQHEKAEIPVRAFSLNDYSEQCPTGFEYEYIQDGVKYIYGFSATKKEIVKEYLYSAPKGQKAEIFSRNYQEFSFPSNGEKRKKEMIAEAVASNQLFFSIACVMNYQPCIDAMRWFRESIYFSKDYTDIPSQLLEHAEDVNMLKAIVSYAKQADVGIEDMSFEIRNEELSANDSLPNNLPEGIVAALKQFTLALKDSSEAAEMNLKIGEVKTSSIHRGLNQAGEEELFTLELSDESDGTRRLMSLAPGIERVLQKGGILMVDEIDRELHPLLVEFIISKFQSPETNPGHAQIIFTTHDTELLNMEILRKDQVYFVDKNKRNGVSELFNLTELPVRTNDNIRKAYLVGKYGAVPDVDTMEVE; from the coding sequence ATGCTGATTAAATTTGAATTTGAAAATTATCGTTCATTTAGGGACAAAAGCATTTTGTCTATGGAAGCAAAAGGAAATGCAGAATATAAAAGTTGTCTTTTACCGTATAAAAAGAAAGGAGTTCTTCCAGCTGTAGCTATTTTGGGGAAAAACGGTGGTGGAAAAAGTAATGTAATTCGTGCTTTCTGGTTGGGTGTGCAATTTATAAGAAATGCACAAAAAACGCAGCATGAAAAAGCAGAAATTCCAGTGCGTGCTTTTTCATTAAATGATTATTCGGAACAGTGTCCAACAGGATTTGAATATGAATACATTCAGGATGGTGTCAAATACATTTATGGATTTTCAGCCACAAAAAAAGAAATTGTAAAAGAATATTTGTATTCGGCACCAAAAGGACAAAAAGCAGAAATATTTTCAAGAAATTATCAGGAGTTTTCATTCCCTTCAAATGGCGAAAAAAGGAAAAAGGAAATGATAGCAGAAGCAGTTGCATCAAATCAATTATTTTTTTCAATTGCATGTGTGATGAATTACCAGCCATGTATTGATGCTATGAGATGGTTTAGGGAAAGTATTTATTTTTCAAAAGATTATACAGATATACCAAGTCAATTATTGGAACATGCAGAAGATGTGAATATGCTAAAAGCAATTGTGTCTTATGCAAAGCAGGCAGATGTTGGGATAGAGGATATGTCTTTTGAAATTAGAAATGAAGAATTATCTGCAAATGATTCGCTTCCTAATAATCTTCCGGAGGGAATTGTTGCTGCGTTAAAACAATTTACTCTGGCATTAAAGGATTCTTCAGAAGCTGCTGAAATGAACTTAAAAATAGGAGAAGTGAAAACCTCCTCCATTCATCGTGGATTAAATCAAGCAGGAGAGGAAGAACTATTTACATTGGAACTTTCGGATGAATCTGATGGAACAAGAAGACTCATGTCACTTGCCCCAGGAATTGAACGTGTGTTACAAAAAGGTGGGATATTGATGGTAGATGAGATTGATCGGGAATTGCACCCATTATTAGTCGAATTTATCATTTCTAAATTTCAAAGTCCAGAAACCAATCCAGGTCATGCACAGATTATTTTTACAACACATGATACGGAATTATTGAATATGGAGATATTAAGAAAAGATCAGGTATATTTTGTTGATAAGAATAAAAGAAACGGTGTTTCGGAATTGTTCAATTTAACGGAACTTCCAGTAAGAACAAATGATAATATCAGAAAAGCATATCTTGTAGGAAAATATGGTGCGGTTCCAGATGTAGATACCATGGAGGTTGAATAA
- a CDS encoding RloB domain-containing protein, with product MARKIKPLIYVFCEGESEIEYTKYLKEKFEDVAVIQKPVKGLFEVADKKFKKDAKYRNNAEVTDEIWFFFDVDDGQTGSWDRIQKIVSTLKKLRKKPNIRVRLLMTTGCVEFWFLLHYKKVVPSIQTVAEKENVLRLLQNECPGYVKGDSNTTRKIADHFKQASINGDWVLGQIEGLPTLEDSDVRNRWLYQSSRTFTTVQEAIKLLENLKN from the coding sequence ATGGCACGAAAGATAAAACCTCTTATTTACGTCTTTTGCGAAGGCGAAAGCGAAATCGAGTACACTAAATATTTGAAAGAAAAATTTGAAGATGTTGCAGTGATTCAAAAACCAGTAAAAGGTCTGTTTGAAGTAGCCGATAAAAAATTTAAAAAAGATGCGAAGTATCGGAATAATGCAGAGGTGACAGATGAAATATGGTTTTTCTTTGATGTCGATGACGGACAGACGGGAAGCTGGGATAGGATTCAGAAAATTGTTTCTACATTAAAAAAGTTACGTAAGAAACCGAACATACGTGTAAGATTGTTAATGACAACAGGCTGCGTTGAATTTTGGTTTTTATTACACTATAAAAAAGTGGTTCCATCTATTCAAACGGTTGCGGAAAAAGAGAATGTTCTAAGATTGTTACAGAATGAATGTCCTGGTTATGTAAAAGGAGATTCTAACACAACGAGGAAAATAGCAGATCATTTTAAACAAGCTTCTATAAATGGAGATTGGGTATTAGGGCAAATAGAAGGTTTACCTACGTTAGAAGACTCTGATGTAAGGAATCGATGGTTATATCAATCATCACGTACATTTACAACGGTACAAGAAGCAATTAAACTTTTGGAAAATTTAAAAAACTAA